From one Equus asinus isolate D_3611 breed Donkey chromosome 5, EquAss-T2T_v2, whole genome shotgun sequence genomic stretch:
- the MAD2L2 gene encoding mitotic spindle assembly checkpoint protein MAD2B isoform X1, whose amino-acid sequence MTTLTRQDLNFGQVVADVLCEFLEVAVHLILYVREVYPVGIFQKRKKYNVPVQMSCHPELNQYIQDTLHCVKPLLEKNDVEKVVVVILDKEHRPVEKFVFEITQPPLLSISSDSLLSHVEQLLRAFILKISVCDAVLDHNPPGCTFTVLVHTREAATRNMEKIQVIKDFPWILADEQDVHMHDPRLIPLKTMTSDILKMQLYVEERAHKSS is encoded by the exons ATGACCACGCTCACGCGACAGGATCTCAACTTTGGGCAAG TGGTGGCCGATGTGCTCTGCGAGTTCCTGGAGGTGGCCGTGCACCTAATCCTCTACGTGCGCGAGGTCTACCCGGTGGGCATCTTCCAGAAGCGTAAGAAGTACAACGTGCCTGTCCAG ATGTCCTGCCACCCGGAGCTGAACCAGTATATCCAGGACACACTGCACTGTGTCAAGCCACTCCTGGAGAAG AATGATGTGGAGAAAGTCGTGGTGGTAATTTTGGACAAAGAGCACCGCCCAGTGGAGAAATTCGTCTTTGAAATCACCCAGCCTCCACTGCTGTCCATCAG cTCAGACTCTCTGCTGTCGCATGTGGAGCAGCTGCTCCGAGCCTTCATCCTGAAGATCAGTGTGTGTGATGCTGTCCTGGACCACAACCCCCCAG GCTGTACCTTCACAGTCTTAGTGCACACAAGGGAAGCTGCCACTCGCAACATGGAGAAGATCCAGGTCATCAAG GACTTCCCCTGGATCTTGGCAGATGAGCAGGATGTCCACATGCATGATCCCCGGCTGATACCCCTAAAAACCATGACGTCAGACATTTTAAAG ATGCAGCTCTACGTGGAAGAGCGGGCTCATAAAAGCAGCTGA
- the LOC106836673 gene encoding uncharacterized protein isoform X4: protein MERVGPGGGGYLGHRLRPSLRRRSREEEPERCGAARVPRRRRVQALPASGSGPAGPRLLKAPASAPAPPLARRPDAPQARAVGPRPEATGSSADPGGRDSGECPEARAMAVGNINELPENILLELFTHVPARQLLLRCRLVCSLWRDLIDLVTLWKRKCLREGFITEDWDQPVADWKIFYFLRSLHRNLLHNPCAEEGFEFWSLDVNGGDEWKVEDLSRDQRKEFPNGQVCSQARLRVQVPAVCSAPVVSACTSGDLPAGPSNDPAKERCQVEGSLPHVLQLPTRRPLHLVSARRRGHSLLGRLVRPEGHQQQHHHQAPTALMSPSPQPPSPNW, encoded by the exons ATGGAGCGAGTGGGTCCAGGAGGCGGCGGCTACCTGGGTCACCGTCTCCGTCCATCGCTGCGAAGGCGGTCGCGAGAGGAGGAGCCCGAGCGCTGCGGGGCTGCCCGAGTCCCGCGGCGGCGGCGAGTCCAGGCGCTGCCCGCGTCTGGGTCGGGTCCCGCCGGGCCGCGCCTCTTAAAGGCCCCCgcctccgcccccgccccgcctctGGCCCGGCGCCCGGACGCCCCGCAGGCCCGAGCGGTCGGCCCGAGGCCTGAGGCTACCGGTTCCTCGGCAGACCCAGGAGGCCGGGACAG CGGAGAGTGTCCAGAAGCCCGAGCCATGGCTGTGGGGAACATCAACGAGCTGCCTGAGAACATCCTGCTGGAGCTGTTCACGCACGTGCCGGCCCGCCAGCTGCTCCTGCGCTGCCGCCTGGTCTGCAGCCTCTGGCGGGACCTCATCGACCTCGTGACCCTCTGGAAGCGCAAATGCCTGCGTGAGGGCTTCATCACCGAGGACTGGGACCAGCCCGTGGCCGACTGGAAGATCTTCTACTTCTTACGCAGCCTCCACAGGAATCTCCTGCACAACCCATGCGCTGAAG AGGGGTTTGAGTTCTGGAGCCTGGACGTGAATGGAGGTGATGAGTGGAAAGTGGAGGATCTGTCCAGAGACCAGAGGAAGGAATTCCCCAATGGCCAG gTTTGCAGCCAGGCCCGACTGCGGGTCCAAGTACCAGCTGTGTGTTCAGCTCCTGTCGTCAGCGCATGCACCTCTGGGGACCTTCCAGCCGGACCCAGCAACGATCCAGCAAAAGAGCGATGCCAAGTGGAGGGAA GTCTCCCACACGTTCTCCAACTACCCACCCGGCGTCCGCTACATCTGGTTTCAGCACGGCGGCGTGGACACTCACTACTGGGCCGGCTGGTACGGCCCGAGGGTCACCaacagcagcatcaccatcagGCCCCCACTGCCCTGATGTCCCCAAGCCCCCAACCGCCGAGCCCCAACTGGTAA
- the LOC106836671 gene encoding F-box only protein 6-like isoform X1, with product MFLSNLSFHKKGQCVHRSRSPAMALASINELPENILLEVFTHVPARQLLLSCRPVCSLWRDLVDVSTLWKRKSLLKGFITKDWDQPVADWKIFFFLCSLRRNLLRNPCAEEGMASWQIISNGGDHWRVESLPGAHGTDFPDSRVKKYFVTSYDLCLKSQLVDLKAEGYWEELLDTFRPDIVVKDWFAARADCGCTYRIGVHLTSADYITLASFEPPPVTIEQWNDARWTEVSHTFSDYPPGVRHILFQHGGQDTQFWAGWYGPRVTNSSIIISHKMTRTPAPSTAQLEATQG from the exons ATGTTCCTGTCTAACCTCTCATTTCACAAAAAAG GCCAGTGTGTGCACCGCTCCCGCTCCCCAGCCATGGCCCTGGCCAGCATCAACGAGCTGCCCGAGAACATCCTGCTGGAGGTATTCACACACGTGCCGGCCCGCCAGCTGCTGCTCAGCTGCCGCCCCGTCTGCAGCCTCTGGCGAGACCTTGTTGATGTCTCGACCCTCTGGAAACGCAAGAGTCTGCTGAAGGGTTTCATCACTAAGGACTGGGACCAGCCCGTGGCCGACTGGAAGATCTTCTTCTTTCTGTGCAGTCTCCGCAGGAACCTCCTGCGCAACCCGTGTGCTGAAG AGGGTATGGCATCGTGGCAAATCATCTCCAACGGGGGAGACCACTGGAGGGTAGAGAGCCTCCCTGGAGCGCATGGGACAGACTTTCCAGACTCCAGAGTCAAGAAGTATTTTGTCACGTCCTATGA CCTGTGCCTCAAGTCCCAGCTGGTGGACCTCAAAGCCGAGGGCTACTGGGAGGAGCTGCTGGACACGTTCCGGCCCGACATCGTGGTTAAGGACTG gttcGCCGCCAGAGCAGACTGTGGCTGCACCTACCGCATCGGAGTGCACCTGACTTCGGCCGACTACATCACCTTGGCCTCCTTTGAGCCCCCGCCTGTGACCATTGAGCAGTGGAACGATGCCAGGTGGACAGAG gtcTCCCACACCTTCTCAGACTACCCTCCAGGCGTCCGCCACATCCTTTTCCAGCACGGGGGCCAGGACACCCAGTTCTGGGCAGGCTGGTACGGGCCCCGTGTCACCAACAGCAGCATCATCATCAGCCATAAGATGACTCGGACCCCGGCCCCCTCCACAGCTCAGCTGGAGGCCACGCAGGGGTAG
- the LOC106836673 gene encoding F-box only protein 44 isoform X2 — protein MERVGPGGGGYLGHRLRPSLRRRSREEEPERCGAARVPRRRRVQALPASGSGPAGPRLLKAPASAPAPPLARRPDAPQARAVGPRPEATGSSADPGGRDSGECPEARAMAVGNINELPENILLELFTHVPARQLLLRCRLVCSLWRDLIDLVTLWKRKCLREGFITEDWDQPVADWKIFYFLRSLHRNLLHNPCAEEGFEFWSLDVNGGDEWKVEDLSRDQRKEFPNGQVKKYFVTSYYTCLKSQVVDLKAEGYWEELMDTTRPDIEVKDWFAARPDCGSKYQLCVQLLSSAHAPLGTFQPDPATIQQKSDAKWREVCVPGRGEGHPAPGRDCRQTGWLQIPALLPLTWALAAQSPADVSEMMLVKPCSKRSTVIDY, from the exons ATGGAGCGAGTGGGTCCAGGAGGCGGCGGCTACCTGGGTCACCGTCTCCGTCCATCGCTGCGAAGGCGGTCGCGAGAGGAGGAGCCCGAGCGCTGCGGGGCTGCCCGAGTCCCGCGGCGGCGGCGAGTCCAGGCGCTGCCCGCGTCTGGGTCGGGTCCCGCCGGGCCGCGCCTCTTAAAGGCCCCCgcctccgcccccgccccgcctctGGCCCGGCGCCCGGACGCCCCGCAGGCCCGAGCGGTCGGCCCGAGGCCTGAGGCTACCGGTTCCTCGGCAGACCCAGGAGGCCGGGACAG CGGAGAGTGTCCAGAAGCCCGAGCCATGGCTGTGGGGAACATCAACGAGCTGCCTGAGAACATCCTGCTGGAGCTGTTCACGCACGTGCCGGCCCGCCAGCTGCTCCTGCGCTGCCGCCTGGTCTGCAGCCTCTGGCGGGACCTCATCGACCTCGTGACCCTCTGGAAGCGCAAATGCCTGCGTGAGGGCTTCATCACCGAGGACTGGGACCAGCCCGTGGCCGACTGGAAGATCTTCTACTTCTTACGCAGCCTCCACAGGAATCTCCTGCACAACCCATGCGCTGAAG AGGGGTTTGAGTTCTGGAGCCTGGACGTGAATGGAGGTGATGAGTGGAAAGTGGAGGATCTGTCCAGAGACCAGAGGAAGGAATTCCCCAATGGCCAGGTCAAGAAATACTTCGTGACTTCTTATTA CACCTGCCTCAAGTCCCAGGTGGTGGACCTCAAGGCCGAAGGGTATTGGGAGGAGCTGATGGACACCACACGGCCGGACATCGAGGTCAAGGACTG gTTTGCAGCCAGGCCCGACTGCGGGTCCAAGTACCAGCTGTGTGTTCAGCTCCTGTCGTCAGCGCATGCACCTCTGGGGACCTTCCAGCCGGACCCAGCAACGATCCAGCAAAAGAGCGATGCCAAGTGGAGGGAAGTATGTGTGCCGGGACGGGGTGAGGGGCACCCGGCCCCAGGCCGAGACTGCAGGCagacaggctggcttcagatcccagctctgttGCCTCTCACCTGGGCCCTGGCTGCTCAGAGCCCTGCGGATGTCAGTGAAATGATGCTGGTAAAGCCATGTTCAAAAAGGTCGACTGTTATTGATTACTAA
- the LOC106836673 gene encoding uncharacterized protein isoform X1, translating into MERVGPGGGGYLGHRLRPSLRRRSREEEPERCGAARVPRRRRVQALPASGSGPAGPRLLKAPASAPAPPLARRPDAPQARAVGPRPEATGSSADPGGRDSGECPEARAMAVGNINELPENILLELFTHVPARQLLLRCRLVCSLWRDLIDLVTLWKRKCLREGFITEDWDQPVADWKIFYFLRSLHRNLLHNPCAEEGFEFWSLDVNGGDEWKVEDLSRDQRKEFPNGQVCSQARLRVQVPAVCSAPVVSACTSGDLPAGPSNDPAKERCQVEGSLPHVLQLPTRRPLHLVSARRRGHSLLGRLVRPEGHQQQHHHQAPTALMSPSPQPPSPNWPGSLWLGGHCKSPPNPWNCHSQDLPTPPDHTPAYSSALSLPPAACGPIKGLPSPTCALWFLGGKASLMGGPALTCRRCNMCGQGIEGVDISGPGAWHGPLKKLHTSHPSSPAVLLASRAGLATRQGVGCVAIWAPCIHPRPYLPPGQQCHPTPWSYCLLALLTLPRALLTLDEVKAFKMMSGTQQALNKFY; encoded by the exons ATGGAGCGAGTGGGTCCAGGAGGCGGCGGCTACCTGGGTCACCGTCTCCGTCCATCGCTGCGAAGGCGGTCGCGAGAGGAGGAGCCCGAGCGCTGCGGGGCTGCCCGAGTCCCGCGGCGGCGGCGAGTCCAGGCGCTGCCCGCGTCTGGGTCGGGTCCCGCCGGGCCGCGCCTCTTAAAGGCCCCCgcctccgcccccgccccgcctctGGCCCGGCGCCCGGACGCCCCGCAGGCCCGAGCGGTCGGCCCGAGGCCTGAGGCTACCGGTTCCTCGGCAGACCCAGGAGGCCGGGACAG CGGAGAGTGTCCAGAAGCCCGAGCCATGGCTGTGGGGAACATCAACGAGCTGCCTGAGAACATCCTGCTGGAGCTGTTCACGCACGTGCCGGCCCGCCAGCTGCTCCTGCGCTGCCGCCTGGTCTGCAGCCTCTGGCGGGACCTCATCGACCTCGTGACCCTCTGGAAGCGCAAATGCCTGCGTGAGGGCTTCATCACCGAGGACTGGGACCAGCCCGTGGCCGACTGGAAGATCTTCTACTTCTTACGCAGCCTCCACAGGAATCTCCTGCACAACCCATGCGCTGAAG AGGGGTTTGAGTTCTGGAGCCTGGACGTGAATGGAGGTGATGAGTGGAAAGTGGAGGATCTGTCCAGAGACCAGAGGAAGGAATTCCCCAATGGCCAG gTTTGCAGCCAGGCCCGACTGCGGGTCCAAGTACCAGCTGTGTGTTCAGCTCCTGTCGTCAGCGCATGCACCTCTGGGGACCTTCCAGCCGGACCCAGCAACGATCCAGCAAAAGAGCGATGCCAAGTGGAGGGAA GTCTCCCACACGTTCTCCAACTACCCACCCGGCGTCCGCTACATCTGGTTTCAGCACGGCGGCGTGGACACTCACTACTGGGCCGGCTGGTACGGCCCGAGGGTCACCaacagcagcatcaccatcagGCCCCCACTGCCCTGATGTCCCCAAGCCCCCAACCGCCGAGCCCCAACTG GCCAGGCTCCCTGTGGCTTGGAGGGCATTGCAAGTCCCCACCCAACCCTTGGAACTGCCACTCTCAGGACCTCCCCACCCCGCCGGACCACACTCCTGCGTACAGCAGCGCTCTGAGCCTGCCCCCCGCTGCATGCGGCCCAATAAAAGGCCTTCCCAGCCCAACCTGCGCCCTGTGGTTTCTGGGGGGAAAGGCAAGTCTCATGGGAGGGCCTGCCCTCACCTGCAGAAGGTGCAACATGTGTGGCCAAGGCATAGAGGGGGTGGACATTTCAGGCCCAGGGGCATGGCACGGACCCCTCAAGAAGCTGCACACATCTCACCCCAGCAGCCCCGCAGTACTGCTAGCTTCCCGTGCAGGCCTGGCCACGAGGCAGGGGGTGGGCTGTGTGGCTATCTGGGCCCCCTGCATACACCCTCGCCCATACCTCCCGCCGGGTCAGCAGTGTCATCCCACGCCCTGGAGTTACTGCTTACTGGCACTGCTTACTCTGCCCAGAGCTTTACTGACATTAGATGAAGTCAAAGCATTTAAAATgatgtctggcacacagcaggcgctcaataaattctattaa
- the LOC106836671 gene encoding F-box only protein 6-like isoform X2, whose amino-acid sequence MALASINELPENILLEVFTHVPARQLLLSCRPVCSLWRDLVDVSTLWKRKSLLKGFITKDWDQPVADWKIFFFLCSLRRNLLRNPCAEEGMASWQIISNGGDHWRVESLPGAHGTDFPDSRVKKYFVTSYDLCLKSQLVDLKAEGYWEELLDTFRPDIVVKDWFAARADCGCTYRIGVHLTSADYITLASFEPPPVTIEQWNDARWTEVSHTFSDYPPGVRHILFQHGGQDTQFWAGWYGPRVTNSSIIISHKMTRTPAPSTAQLEATQG is encoded by the exons ATGGCCCTGGCCAGCATCAACGAGCTGCCCGAGAACATCCTGCTGGAGGTATTCACACACGTGCCGGCCCGCCAGCTGCTGCTCAGCTGCCGCCCCGTCTGCAGCCTCTGGCGAGACCTTGTTGATGTCTCGACCCTCTGGAAACGCAAGAGTCTGCTGAAGGGTTTCATCACTAAGGACTGGGACCAGCCCGTGGCCGACTGGAAGATCTTCTTCTTTCTGTGCAGTCTCCGCAGGAACCTCCTGCGCAACCCGTGTGCTGAAG AGGGTATGGCATCGTGGCAAATCATCTCCAACGGGGGAGACCACTGGAGGGTAGAGAGCCTCCCTGGAGCGCATGGGACAGACTTTCCAGACTCCAGAGTCAAGAAGTATTTTGTCACGTCCTATGA CCTGTGCCTCAAGTCCCAGCTGGTGGACCTCAAAGCCGAGGGCTACTGGGAGGAGCTGCTGGACACGTTCCGGCCCGACATCGTGGTTAAGGACTG gttcGCCGCCAGAGCAGACTGTGGCTGCACCTACCGCATCGGAGTGCACCTGACTTCGGCCGACTACATCACCTTGGCCTCCTTTGAGCCCCCGCCTGTGACCATTGAGCAGTGGAACGATGCCAGGTGGACAGAG gtcTCCCACACCTTCTCAGACTACCCTCCAGGCGTCCGCCACATCCTTTTCCAGCACGGGGGCCAGGACACCCAGTTCTGGGCAGGCTGGTACGGGCCCCGTGTCACCAACAGCAGCATCATCATCAGCCATAAGATGACTCGGACCCCGGCCCCCTCCACAGCTCAGCTGGAGGCCACGCAGGGGTAG
- the LOC106836673 gene encoding F-box only protein 44 isoform X3, whose amino-acid sequence MERVGPGGGGYLGHRLRPSLRRRSREEEPERCGAARVPRRRRVQALPASGSGPAGPRLLKAPASAPAPPLARRPDAPQARAVGPRPEATGSSADPGGRDSGECPEARAMAVGNINELPENILLELFTHVPARQLLLRCRLVCSLWRDLIDLVTLWKRKCLREGFITEDWDQPVADWKIFYFLRSLHRNLLHNPCAEEGFEFWSLDVNGGDEWKVEDLSRDQRKEFPNGQVKKYFVTSYYTCLKSQVVDLKAEGYWEELMDTTRPDIEVKDWFAARPDCGSKYQLCVQLLSSAHAPLGTFQPDPATIQQKSDAKWREVSHTFSNYPPGVRYIWFQHGGVDTHYWAGWYGPRVTNSSITIRPPLP is encoded by the exons ATGGAGCGAGTGGGTCCAGGAGGCGGCGGCTACCTGGGTCACCGTCTCCGTCCATCGCTGCGAAGGCGGTCGCGAGAGGAGGAGCCCGAGCGCTGCGGGGCTGCCCGAGTCCCGCGGCGGCGGCGAGTCCAGGCGCTGCCCGCGTCTGGGTCGGGTCCCGCCGGGCCGCGCCTCTTAAAGGCCCCCgcctccgcccccgccccgcctctGGCCCGGCGCCCGGACGCCCCGCAGGCCCGAGCGGTCGGCCCGAGGCCTGAGGCTACCGGTTCCTCGGCAGACCCAGGAGGCCGGGACAG CGGAGAGTGTCCAGAAGCCCGAGCCATGGCTGTGGGGAACATCAACGAGCTGCCTGAGAACATCCTGCTGGAGCTGTTCACGCACGTGCCGGCCCGCCAGCTGCTCCTGCGCTGCCGCCTGGTCTGCAGCCTCTGGCGGGACCTCATCGACCTCGTGACCCTCTGGAAGCGCAAATGCCTGCGTGAGGGCTTCATCACCGAGGACTGGGACCAGCCCGTGGCCGACTGGAAGATCTTCTACTTCTTACGCAGCCTCCACAGGAATCTCCTGCACAACCCATGCGCTGAAG AGGGGTTTGAGTTCTGGAGCCTGGACGTGAATGGAGGTGATGAGTGGAAAGTGGAGGATCTGTCCAGAGACCAGAGGAAGGAATTCCCCAATGGCCAGGTCAAGAAATACTTCGTGACTTCTTATTA CACCTGCCTCAAGTCCCAGGTGGTGGACCTCAAGGCCGAAGGGTATTGGGAGGAGCTGATGGACACCACACGGCCGGACATCGAGGTCAAGGACTG gTTTGCAGCCAGGCCCGACTGCGGGTCCAAGTACCAGCTGTGTGTTCAGCTCCTGTCGTCAGCGCATGCACCTCTGGGGACCTTCCAGCCGGACCCAGCAACGATCCAGCAAAAGAGCGATGCCAAGTGGAGGGAA GTCTCCCACACGTTCTCCAACTACCCACCCGGCGTCCGCTACATCTGGTTTCAGCACGGCGGCGTGGACACTCACTACTGGGCCGGCTGGTACGGCCCGAGGGTCACCaacagcagcatcaccatcagGCCCCCACTGCCCTGA
- the LOC106836673 gene encoding uncharacterized protein isoform X5: MAVGNINELPENILLELFTHVPARQLLLRCRLVCSLWRDLIDLVTLWKRKCLREGFITEDWDQPVADWKIFYFLRSLHRNLLHNPCAEEGFEFWSLDVNGGDEWKVEDLSRDQRKEFPNGQVCSQARLRVQVPAVCSAPVVSACTSGDLPAGPSNDPAKERCQVEGSLPHVLQLPTRRPLHLVSARRRGHSLLGRLVRPEGHQQQHHHQAPTALMSPSPQPPSPNWPGSLWLGGHCKSPPNPWNCHSQDLPTPPDHTPAYSSALSLPPAACGPIKGLPSPTCALWFLGGKASLMGGPALTCRRCNMCGQGIEGVDISGPGAWHGPLKKLHTSHPSSPAVLLASRAGLATRQGVGCVAIWAPCIHPRPYLPPGQQCHPTPWSYCLLALLTLPRALLTLDEVKAFKMMSGTQQALNKFY; the protein is encoded by the exons ATGGCTGTGGGGAACATCAACGAGCTGCCTGAGAACATCCTGCTGGAGCTGTTCACGCACGTGCCGGCCCGCCAGCTGCTCCTGCGCTGCCGCCTGGTCTGCAGCCTCTGGCGGGACCTCATCGACCTCGTGACCCTCTGGAAGCGCAAATGCCTGCGTGAGGGCTTCATCACCGAGGACTGGGACCAGCCCGTGGCCGACTGGAAGATCTTCTACTTCTTACGCAGCCTCCACAGGAATCTCCTGCACAACCCATGCGCTGAAG AGGGGTTTGAGTTCTGGAGCCTGGACGTGAATGGAGGTGATGAGTGGAAAGTGGAGGATCTGTCCAGAGACCAGAGGAAGGAATTCCCCAATGGCCAG gTTTGCAGCCAGGCCCGACTGCGGGTCCAAGTACCAGCTGTGTGTTCAGCTCCTGTCGTCAGCGCATGCACCTCTGGGGACCTTCCAGCCGGACCCAGCAACGATCCAGCAAAAGAGCGATGCCAAGTGGAGGGAA GTCTCCCACACGTTCTCCAACTACCCACCCGGCGTCCGCTACATCTGGTTTCAGCACGGCGGCGTGGACACTCACTACTGGGCCGGCTGGTACGGCCCGAGGGTCACCaacagcagcatcaccatcagGCCCCCACTGCCCTGATGTCCCCAAGCCCCCAACCGCCGAGCCCCAACTG GCCAGGCTCCCTGTGGCTTGGAGGGCATTGCAAGTCCCCACCCAACCCTTGGAACTGCCACTCTCAGGACCTCCCCACCCCGCCGGACCACACTCCTGCGTACAGCAGCGCTCTGAGCCTGCCCCCCGCTGCATGCGGCCCAATAAAAGGCCTTCCCAGCCCAACCTGCGCCCTGTGGTTTCTGGGGGGAAAGGCAAGTCTCATGGGAGGGCCTGCCCTCACCTGCAGAAGGTGCAACATGTGTGGCCAAGGCATAGAGGGGGTGGACATTTCAGGCCCAGGGGCATGGCACGGACCCCTCAAGAAGCTGCACACATCTCACCCCAGCAGCCCCGCAGTACTGCTAGCTTCCCGTGCAGGCCTGGCCACGAGGCAGGGGGTGGGCTGTGTGGCTATCTGGGCCCCCTGCATACACCCTCGCCCATACCTCCCGCCGGGTCAGCAGTGTCATCCCACGCCCTGGAGTTACTGCTTACTGGCACTGCTTACTCTGCCCAGAGCTTTACTGACATTAGATGAAGTCAAAGCATTTAAAATgatgtctggcacacagcaggcgctcaataaattctattaa
- the MAD2L2 gene encoding mitotic spindle assembly checkpoint protein MAD2B isoform X2, translating into MPTSRGSFPAALILRELGVAGRMTTLTRQDLNFGQVVADVLCEFLEVAVHLILYVREVYPVGIFQKRKKYNVPVQMSCHPELNQYIQDTLHCVKPLLEKNDVEKVVVVILDKEHRPVEKFVFEITQPPLLSISSDSLLSHVEQLLRAFILKISVCDAVLDHNPPGCTFTVLVHTREAATRNMEKIQVIKDFPWILADEQDVHMHDPRLIPLKTMTSDILKMQLYVEERAHKSS; encoded by the exons ATGCCAACGTCGAGGGGATCTTTCCCAGCTGCCTTGATTCTGCGTGAACTGGGG GTGGCGGGAAGGATGACCACGCTCACGCGACAGGATCTCAACTTTGGGCAAG TGGTGGCCGATGTGCTCTGCGAGTTCCTGGAGGTGGCCGTGCACCTAATCCTCTACGTGCGCGAGGTCTACCCGGTGGGCATCTTCCAGAAGCGTAAGAAGTACAACGTGCCTGTCCAG ATGTCCTGCCACCCGGAGCTGAACCAGTATATCCAGGACACACTGCACTGTGTCAAGCCACTCCTGGAGAAG AATGATGTGGAGAAAGTCGTGGTGGTAATTTTGGACAAAGAGCACCGCCCAGTGGAGAAATTCGTCTTTGAAATCACCCAGCCTCCACTGCTGTCCATCAG cTCAGACTCTCTGCTGTCGCATGTGGAGCAGCTGCTCCGAGCCTTCATCCTGAAGATCAGTGTGTGTGATGCTGTCCTGGACCACAACCCCCCAG GCTGTACCTTCACAGTCTTAGTGCACACAAGGGAAGCTGCCACTCGCAACATGGAGAAGATCCAGGTCATCAAG GACTTCCCCTGGATCTTGGCAGATGAGCAGGATGTCCACATGCATGATCCCCGGCTGATACCCCTAAAAACCATGACGTCAGACATTTTAAAG ATGCAGCTCTACGTGGAAGAGCGGGCTCATAAAAGCAGCTGA
- the LOC106836673 gene encoding F-box only protein 44 isoform X6, giving the protein MAVGNINELPENILLELFTHVPARQLLLRCRLVCSLWRDLIDLVTLWKRKCLREGFITEDWDQPVADWKIFYFLRSLHRNLLHNPCAEEGFEFWSLDVNGGDEWKVEDLSRDQRKEFPNGQVKKYFVTSYYTCLKSQVVDLKAEGYWEELMDTTRPDIEVKDWFAARPDCGSKYQLCVQLLSSAHAPLGTFQPDPATIQQKSDAKWREVSHTFSNYPPGVRYIWFQHGGVDTHYWAGWYGPRVTNSSITIRPPLP; this is encoded by the exons ATGGCTGTGGGGAACATCAACGAGCTGCCTGAGAACATCCTGCTGGAGCTGTTCACGCACGTGCCGGCCCGCCAGCTGCTCCTGCGCTGCCGCCTGGTCTGCAGCCTCTGGCGGGACCTCATCGACCTCGTGACCCTCTGGAAGCGCAAATGCCTGCGTGAGGGCTTCATCACCGAGGACTGGGACCAGCCCGTGGCCGACTGGAAGATCTTCTACTTCTTACGCAGCCTCCACAGGAATCTCCTGCACAACCCATGCGCTGAAG AGGGGTTTGAGTTCTGGAGCCTGGACGTGAATGGAGGTGATGAGTGGAAAGTGGAGGATCTGTCCAGAGACCAGAGGAAGGAATTCCCCAATGGCCAGGTCAAGAAATACTTCGTGACTTCTTATTA CACCTGCCTCAAGTCCCAGGTGGTGGACCTCAAGGCCGAAGGGTATTGGGAGGAGCTGATGGACACCACACGGCCGGACATCGAGGTCAAGGACTG gTTTGCAGCCAGGCCCGACTGCGGGTCCAAGTACCAGCTGTGTGTTCAGCTCCTGTCGTCAGCGCATGCACCTCTGGGGACCTTCCAGCCGGACCCAGCAACGATCCAGCAAAAGAGCGATGCCAAGTGGAGGGAA GTCTCCCACACGTTCTCCAACTACCCACCCGGCGTCCGCTACATCTGGTTTCAGCACGGCGGCGTGGACACTCACTACTGGGCCGGCTGGTACGGCCCGAGGGTCACCaacagcagcatcaccatcagGCCCCCACTGCCCTGA